The following is a genomic window from Miltoncostaea oceani.
CCTCTCCGCCAGCTCCCTGAACGAGTCGTCGGGGGCCCGCACCCCGGTCGCCTCGCTCGTCACGGGGGGTCTCGTGCTCGCGACGCTCGTGGTGCTGGCGCCCCTGTTCTCGGACCTCCCGACGGCGGTGCTCGGCGCGATCATCATCGACGCCGTCGTGTTCGGGATGATCGACGTCACCGAGATGCGCCGGCTCCACCGCGTCACCCGGTTCGACTTCTGGGTCGCGGTGGCGGCGTTCGTCGGCGTCCTCTCGGTCGGCGTGCTCGCCGGCGTGCTGGTCGGTGTGGTGCTGTCGCTGGGGTGGCTCGTCCACGTCGCGACGCGCCCGCCGATGCCGTTGCTCGGCGAGGACCCCGCGACCGGCGTCTTCCGCGAGCTCGACGAGCGCCCCGGCGACGCGGCGGCCCCGGACGGCGTGGCGGTGCTGCGGGTCGACGGCGGGCTGTTCTTCGCCACCTCGGACGCCCTGGAGGACCGCGTGCGCGCCGTCGCCGGCGACGGGGACCTGCGTGGGCTGGTCCTCGACCTGGAGGGCGTCGGCTTCATCGACTCCCAGGGCGCCTCCGCGCTCGGCGAGGTGCACGCCGCGACCGCGGCGGACGGCGTCGAGCTGCGCCTCGCGAAGGCGAGGCCCCGGGTGCTGCGGGTGCTCGAGGTCGACGGGCTGATCGCGCGCATCGGGGCGGACCACGTCCACGCCACCATCCACGAGGCCGTCGGCGCGTACCGCGCGAACGGCCACCGCCGGGAGGGCACATGACGACGTCCGTCACGACCGGGATCGTCCCCCGCTGGGAGTGGCGGGGCTTCGGCGCGTCCGACGACGCGGTCGCGCGGCTGCGGGCCACCCCGCCGCAGGGCGTGCACGAGAGCGCCGAGTCCTACTTCGTGTCGCGGGACGGCGAGAACGCGGTGAAGGTGCGCGACGGGCTGCTGGACGTGAAGCGCCTGGAGGAGGTCGACGACCGCGGGCTCCAGCGCTGGCGGCCGATCCTGAAGTCGCCGTCCCCGGTCGGCGCGGCCGACCTGCTCGTGGTCCTGGACGCCCTCGGCGTCGCGGCCCCTCCCCTGGACCGCGACGCGTTCCGCATCGACGAGCTCATCGCGCGCACGGTGGACGGCGAGCTGGTCCGGGCGGTCGCGGTGCACAAGCGCCGCACGCGGTACGCGATCGCGGGCTGCGCCGCCGAGGTGACGGAGGTGACCGTCGGCGGGTCGGCGTTGGTGACGGTCGCGGTCGAGTCGGAGGACCCCGCCCGGGTGATGGCCGCCCTCGACGAGCTGGGCCTCGACCCCGGGCTCAACACGAGCTACCCGCGGGCGCTCGCGGCGGTCGCCGGCCTGGCGGGGTCCCGCGGCGCGGTGATCGACGTGGGGACGAACTCGGTGAAGCTGCACGTCGGCGAGCGCCGGGGGGACGAACGGCGGACCCTCGCCGACCGGGCGGTCGTCACGCGGCTCGGCGAGGGGCTGCAGGCGTCGGGCGCGCTCACCTCGGAGGCGGTGGCCCGGACGGTCGACGCGGTCTGCGACCTGGCGCGGCAGGCGCGCCGGGCGGGCGCCCCCGCGATCGTCGCGGTGGGCACCGCCGGGCTGCGCATGGCGAGCGACCGCGACGTGTTCGTGGCGGCGGTGCGGGACCGCTGTGGCGTGGAGGTCGAGGTCATCTCCGGCGACGAGGAGAGCCGCCTCGGGTACCTCGCGGCGATGTCGGCCGCCGGACCCCGGAGCGGCTCCGTGGTGGTCGTCGAGACGGGCGGGGGCAGCTCCCAGTTCACCGTCGGCGAGGGTGAGCGGATCCGGGATCGGTTCAGCATCGACCTGGGGGCGGTGCGCCTCACGGAGCGCCACGGTCTCGGCGGCCCCGTCTCCCCGGACGCGCTCGCCGCGGCGTCCGCCGAGGCGGCGGCGGAGCTCGGCCGCGTCGCCGGCCTGCCCCGGCCGGACGCGCTGGTCGGGATGGGCGGCGCGTTCACGAACCTCGCCGCCGTGCGGCACGGGTTGACCGAGTACGACCCCTCCGTCGTCGAGGGCACCGTCCTCGACCGCCCGGAGATCGACCGCCAGATCGCGCTCTACCGGTCGATGACGGCGGAGGAGCGCAGCGGCATCCCGGGCCTCCAGAAGGGCCGCGCCGAGGTGATCCTGGCGGGGGCGGTCATCGTCCGCGCCATCCTCGACGCGCTCGACGCGGAGTCGGTCACGGTCACCGACCGCGGCCTCCGGCACGCGCTGCTGTACGAACGGCTCGGGGCGGACCGGGGATGGGGCGCGACCCCCTGAGCCACCGGCTCCGCTGGGGCCCGTGCTCAGGCGGGCGTGACCGCGCTGCCCACCGCGTAGGGCTTCGCGACCCGCAGGCCGGGCCCGTCGTCGGTGATCCGGACCGACTCGACCACGAAGCCGGCGTCGCGGATCGCCGCGACGGTGTCGCGGTCGAGGTGGCAGCCGGCGGCGGCACGGCGCCACACCGGCGTGATCCGGTCCTGCCACCGCGCCCGCCGACCGGCGCCGCGCACGTGCTCGAGGAACAGCAGGCGCCCACCGGGTCGCAGGACGCGGCGGGCCTCGGCGAGCGCCCGGGCGGGGTCGGCGACCGAGCAGAGGGCGAGCGTCGTGATGACCGTGTCGACGCTCCCGTCGGGCATGTCGAGGCGCTCGGCGGGAGACGGGTCGACCAGGACGCCGGCGCGACCCGACCGTTCCACGCGGGCGACGAGCCGGCGGCGCATCGCGGGGTCGGGCTCGCTGAGGACGATGGATGTCGCGGTGGCGGGCATGTGCGGCAGGTTGGCGCCGGTGCCCGCCCCGATCTCGAGCACCACCCCCTCGGCGGCGCCGAGCAGTGCCCGCCGCTGATCGCCGAGCCACCCGCGCTCGGCCGACGCGAGGCTGCGGTCGTAGAGCGCGGCGAAGATCGGGTGTCCCCTCCCCCGGTCCGCCCCGGTCGATGTGGCGTTCCGCGCGCCGGTCATGACCTCGGGGCGACCTCCGCCCGGATCACTCCGGCCACCGGCCCGCCGATCGCCTGTCTCGACATCGAACCCATTCGGACCCCGGGGCGTCGTGAACGCGGTCGACGTGCCCCGTCAGGCACCTCCGGCCGCGGCCCGGATGGCGTCGGCGACCGCCGCCGGGTCGTCGGCGTCGACGAGGTAGCTGTCGAAGCGCTGGCCGTCGGCGCGGATCCGCACCGCCTGCCGGCCGGCGCGCACCCGCACCATCTGGCGCCGGCCGCCGCCGCGCCACGTCCCGATCCTGGTCCGGCCGGGCACGGCGAGGCCCGGTGCCCGCAGGCCCCGCGTGGCGGTGAGCGGGTCGGACACCACCTCGACGTCCGTCACGGCCGCGAGGGGGATCTCCTGGTCGCCGAGCAGGCCGGCCACCTTCTCGAAGGCCGACAGGTGGATGACCACCGCCTCGTCCGTGACATCGATCCTCGCCATCGGTCCCCTCTCCTCTCCCACGCTGTGATTCCGCTGCACACGGTAGTCACGGCTGTGGCCCCTGTCGTCGTCCGCGCGGGCGATCGTGGATCCGTCGGGCGAACGACCGGGGACGCGGCGACCACGCGCGTCGACGGCCAAGCCGGAGAGGGGACTCGAACCCCTGACCTGCCGCTTACAAGGCGAGGCGCGACGCAGCCCGGATCCTTTGAGGGGAGCGGGATCCGCCGAGACGCCCGGTGCACTCCACTGCGTCCTCCGCTGCATCGGGGCAGGGGCGGCGCCCCATGGGCGTTACCGGCAGCCCTGGCAGTTGGCTCCCGTTAGCCACGCCACCGCCACTAGGACCACCAAGAGCAGTACCGCGATGGCGGTGATCGACCTCCCCCGGCCTCCCATGTGACGCAGTCTAAGGGGCGGCTGCGAACTGTCCCCTTGCAGCTGATCAAGAGCGAGCGTGTCCGAGGCGGGTCGGGGGCGATACAGATTGGCGTCGGGTGGGCGTCACCGCCGTCGCCTGCTCATGCCGGGCCTCGAGAGCACGCCACTCCGGGTCCCGTAGTCGGGACTCGGGCCCGGGAACTGAGATCACCCGCGCGGCGCCCGCAAGCCATTCGCGATCGGCGGATGGTGGTCTGTGAAGTCGGGGGCTGGCGCTCCGCTTCTGGGTTGGCAGCCCAGACTGCAGTCATCGGTGCGGATGCCGTGCGGGTCGAGGCATTGACCGGCCGACTGACGCTCCCCCAGCTGTAGGAGCTGACCGCGTGTGCGCCACGCAGCGCGCCGAAGAGCGCGGCCGCGCTCTCGGCACATTGGGCGACCCGAGCGACGCAAGGGGTGGGCCAGACGTCGCCCGTGTCCGCCCACGGGCATACCCTGAGGGCGTTCCAGTACTGGGGGTGAGGAGAGTGAAGGACATGGGCGCGAAGGGGTCAGCGCCGCATCTCGCGGGGCGGCGGGGTGGCCTCTTCACGCGATGGTCGACCGGTTGGCGATCCGCCGCGGGATCCGTCGTTTGTGGAGTGACTGTCGCCTGTGCATGCCTCGTGGCCGTGTTGGTCGGCGCACTGCCCGCGGTCGGGAAGGGCGCGCCTCCTTCGCCCTCCGTCATCGCCGGGTGGCCGCGGGCGGCGGCGCCCGGCGTCGTCCTGCCAGGTCCCGCTGACGGTGTCGTCCTCGTCGGCGCCGGCACGCGGTCCTTCCGGCGCGACGGCTCCCTCGCCTGGGTCGACCGGACGCGGACCGTCTGCGGGAACTGCGGCCCCCTCTCACGGCCACCGTCTATCCAGGCCGATGGCTCGACCGGGCCGATCGGGCTTACCGCCGGGTACTGGGCGGTGGACCGGCGCGGACGCCGCATCCCCGGGTGCAACGGGATCCTCCGTGCCGACGGGACCTGCCTCGCGGCGACGACGGCCGCGGACGATCCACGGCTCCCGCTCCTCACCTACCCGGCGTTCACGATCGGCCCGCCCGGGGATCTGCCGGGCGTGCCTCCGGCCTCGGGGAGCGCGGTCCTCCCGGGCTATGAGTGGTCGGACGGGGGCGACGACAACCCCCTCATCGTGCAGGACGCGGGGGGACTGGCCTACGCGGCGTTCCGCGGGCCCGTCGACCGGGCGAGCGGCGTGATGCTGCCGGGTGTCCTCGCGGCGTTCGACCCCGAGGCACGGATCATCGTGTGGGCGACGCCCGGGCCGGTGCGGGTCCTGACGGCCCTCGCGGCCGGCGTCCTCATCGTCGAGGGGGAAGGAGTCGCGGCGGTGTCACCCGACGGCAGCACACGATGGACACGCCCGGTGGTCCGACCCCAGACCGTCCTCACCGCCATGGCCGACGATGCCCGGGGGCAGGTCTACCTCGGCCGCTCTCGCCGCGACGCTGCGGAGGGGGTCACCGCGCTGACGGCGTCCACCGGTCGCCAGGTCTGGAGGACCCGGCCAACCGAACAGGCGCGCGTCCTGGCGGTCGGTCGCGGTGGACGCGTCTACCTCGCAATCGACGCGCCGGCCCTCCGCCGCTCCATCCGCGCCGTGCGCTGGCGCGACGGCACGACCGCATGGGAGCGCCGGGTGCGGGGGGAGGTCCGCAGCGCGACGGAGCTCCCCGACGGGGCGATCGCGGTCTCGATCGCCCGCGACCGCGCAGGAGACCCCCGAAGCCGCCTGCTGCTCCTCGATCCCCGCCACGGCCCGTGACCGGCGATCTCCCGGACACTCGAGACGGACCAGGTTCCCCCCGCTGTCCTGAGGGGTGAACCTCTGCCTTCGCTCGCCTCGCGTCGTTCAGCGACCGACCGGGGGCCCTCGCCGCCGGCGACAGACGGGGGGCCTCGGATGGCTTGGAGGCAGAATATCGCTGGCCCGTCCCGTTTCGATTGGGCCGTGTGAACCAGAGGCGCCTCCCCGAACCCCCCGCACCACCTCACAGCGGGGTAGCGCCTACGTTGAGACGGGACTCTCGCCCGAGGCATCGCGGGGCGCGCCGCGGACACTCACCGGGTCGCCGCCACCCTGCGGGGACGACGGTCGAGGTCGGCGGGAGAGCCATCCCGGGCGGGATGATCTACGTCGGCCGCCGTCTTGCCGCCGCCAGCGGCCTCGGGGTGGAGCCCGCCCTGATCGATTCGTCCCTGAAGATCAACTGACGCAACGTCGGCCGCGCCGGGCGGGGCCTCGACTAGTGGCCGCGCTACGAGGCGGTCCCACCTGAGACGAGAGCGGCGTACCTGACGTGGCTCATCGAGGGGGCGCTCCGATCCTGTCGCCCCGATCGGGTTCGTCTTTCTCTTCTTCTACGGGTCGGAGCGGCGGGTCCTCGTCGATCTCGGCCTGGCTGCGGCAGGACCTGACGTCGAAGAGGTGGCGCGTGAGGTCCGTCGCCTGCGCGCCATCCACGCAGGCCAGGCAAGGAGATGGGAAAGACAGGACGCTCACCGACGGACGATAGCCCGCGGAGGTGCGAATCCCTCCACTGCTTCCTCCACTGCGCCGAGCGCGTCGGCGCGTGCGTAATCGTCACTCAACGCCCAAGGCTTTGTGGCCGGGGCGTGGGTGGCACAACAGATATGACCTGCAAATCGTGTCGGTAGCATGAAGCCGGAGAGGGGACTCGAACCCCTGACCTGCCGCTTACAAGGCGGCTGCTCTACCAGCTGAGCTACTCCGGCACGGGTCCCATCATCCCAGGCCCTGCCGCGGCCGCTCAGCCCGGGCGGCGGGCGATGACGTCGATGAGGGCGGAGAGCCCCGAGTGAGCGGGGCCCTCGTCCACCTCGGCCTCGTACGCGAGGAGCATCTCGACGTCGAAGGCGGCGAGCTCCTCGCGGAGCTGGTCCTCGGTGTAGAGCTGGTCGGGGATCCGGGGGCC
Proteins encoded in this region:
- a CDS encoding Ppx/GppA phosphatase family protein; this translates as MTTSVTTGIVPRWEWRGFGASDDAVARLRATPPQGVHESAESYFVSRDGENAVKVRDGLLDVKRLEEVDDRGLQRWRPILKSPSPVGAADLLVVLDALGVAAPPLDRDAFRIDELIARTVDGELVRAVAVHKRRTRYAIAGCAAEVTEVTVGGSALVTVAVESEDPARVMAALDELGLDPGLNTSYPRALAAVAGLAGSRGAVIDVGTNSVKLHVGERRGDERRTLADRAVVTRLGEGLQASGALTSEAVARTVDAVCDLARQARRAGAPAIVAVGTAGLRMASDRDVFVAAVRDRCGVEVEVISGDEESRLGYLAAMSAAGPRSGSVVVVETGGGSSQFTVGEGERIRDRFSIDLGAVRLTERHGLGGPVSPDALAAASAEAAAELGRVAGLPRPDALVGMGGAFTNLAAVRHGLTEYDPSVVEGTVLDRPEIDRQIALYRSMTAEERSGIPGLQKGRAEVILAGAVIVRAILDALDAESVTVTDRGLRHALLYERLGADRGWGATP
- a CDS encoding class I SAM-dependent methyltransferase, with product MTGARNATSTGADRGRGHPIFAALYDRSLASAERGWLGDQRRALLGAAEGVVLEIGAGTGANLPHMPATATSIVLSEPDPAMRRRLVARVERSGRAGVLVDPSPAERLDMPDGSVDTVITTLALCSVADPARALAEARRVLRPGGRLLFLEHVRGAGRRARWQDRITPVWRRAAAGCHLDRDTVAAIRDAGFVVESVRITDDGPGLRVAKPYAVGSAVTPA
- a CDS encoding PQQ-binding-like beta-propeller repeat protein: MDRRGRRIPGCNGILRADGTCLAATTAADDPRLPLLTYPAFTIGPPGDLPGVPPASGSAVLPGYEWSDGGDDNPLIVQDAGGLAYAAFRGPVDRASGVMLPGVLAAFDPEARIIVWATPGPVRVLTALAAGVLIVEGEGVAAVSPDGSTRWTRPVVRPQTVLTAMADDARGQVYLGRSRRDAAEGVTALTASTGRQVWRTRPTEQARVLAVGRGGRVYLAIDAPALRRSIRAVRWRDGTTAWERRVRGEVRSATELPDGAIAVSIARDRAGDPRSRLLLLDPRHGP